ATAATACTGATTCATCCTTCAAAGCTGATGTAGACAGATTTCATTGCAAGGTTGGCACTAGTGGTTGCTCCATCTTCTTTTAGGCCCCTATTGCTGATATAATAGATAACAAGCTtgaaaaatggagaaagtcATATCTCCAAAGGAGGCTATTCTTACAATCATACAAGTGacattcatgaatttttaggTACATTCTGAGAAAGAATACCTATGTAGAAGAGTCATCATGGACAAATTTGGCTCTTACCCATCAACACTTGGCTGGACTTATATGTTTGCACCTCGTCTAAGGGTCAAAGTCTATTCTCAGGCACAAAGATCGAATAAGAGCCCAACGGCTCTTCTGCCAGCTTTTGACTAGACTGGTAGATTAGAAATGCACTTGTGTTTCCTAGATTCCTCTCCCTCCACCAGGAAACTATCACAGATACATGGAACACCCTATGCATGATTAGGATCTCAACTTTTGAAAACTCTTCTTGGAGGAAGATACTGAGTGTGGGCTTTCCTATCAGATTTGCTATCATCAGTCTACCCCCCAGATGATCCAGATGGCCCCTAGAACCTTCCAGCTTCTGCTTgattttttccctttccagtgaattgtttcaaaaacaaGGTTCTTGATTCTCTCTTNAAGGCTATGGTGGCTATGGTGGTTACTATATACCACAGCATCAGGACGCAAACATGCATGCCGCAGCTGCCGCAGTCAATGGGACATCTTGAGAAGGACATGGCCATGGCCATGGNTGAAAGACAGACACAAGGCAGCCTATTCCTCAATTGTCCCTTTGCCAACAAATACTGGTCCTATATCCTATCTTCCTTCAAATTGACAACTGCTGACTGCTGAGTGATGTTTCTGAAAATggtttttttggtttaaattttaaaccatattttgttattttttaNAAAACACAAATCTATTAGCTATCAATATATACATTGACTTGGTAATAGCGAGAACTTATTTAAGTTGTGGTTAGCTGAATCTTTATTTGCTGAATTATATGGCTTCATAACATTATTAGTTACTGCCTTGCTCGAGTCATGCTTGAGATTAGACTGCTTGTAGCTAGCTCATCTGCTGAACAATTTTGGGGTATGCGGGTTGATTTTTCTTGGCTGAGggggtattttatttttttttaaagttaatttacagattataattatattattataattatttttattatttttttaatatatagatGCTCTGAACCATAAtccttaaaataatattctaacGACATGGGGTCCTTAGAATTATTGTCTTGTTCCAGATTCATGCAGGTTCAACATTGGATGCTTTGTAAATCaatgatatatataattactgcttttctaccttttttttttttaacttttcactttttacttttttattccCGAAGTTTTCTGCCTGTAGGGGctagtgaaaaaaaaagggttggaATCAGAGGATTTTAAgtctcaaatttattaattttttatatgattttattttagttcatcGAGCCACCTAAATTTTACCATCCAACTCAATCTTTTATTTCTGGGTTGGTATTGCCTATTTTTGGATTGGGTAGTTGGGTTATAACCCTattgttacaaattattatgttaAGTGTTAGTATGTAAAAGAATACATGTGTTAATGTGTTAGTGTGTTATAggtgtgtgagatcccacattggttgaggattctttttaagggtatgaaaatctccTGACGCgtttggaaaattttgagggaaagttTGACAAAAGAGAGGTTGAGGCTCGAGTCAGAGCCTCGAAAGAGATGGATACgaggtgtgccagcaaggatgctagattgtgaaggggagtggattggggggtcccacatcgattggaaggGAACAAATATTAGGTTGAagagtagaacgaaacatattgtgagatcccaatcggttggagagtaaAACGAAACACAGGGTGTAGAATTCGTTTTCTAgcaaccttaaggggaagttcgaaagggaaaactcaaatataACAATATCTCCGTAGACTTGGGctaagaggacaatatctgctaaatGTGCATTTGGGGTGTGTTAATAATGAAAcgataaaataaatgaaaaataaagttacGGAGCTGTACTACACTTTCTTACTAAATCATATATTCTTTCCAAAGGGAAAGTTATGATAGTTGTAAATGTTAAATGCTTTACATCAACTCTTTCAAGTAAATTTTTATGCACAAATTAATGGTTCCATGTGCTCCTTCTCATGAACGGATATATAATTGGATATGGCTAAGCCATCTCCTCTTCTTCGTCTCTAGACCCATAGCTTTCAACGGTTTCGTGTGAATCAATATGATCTTGTACTCGATTTCATATTTGACATGTATTTCAAGCTTATGAGTCTagagacgaagaagaagaggttGAATAAAACTAAGAAAAGTTCTAAGATTCACGCTACCGATCAAACAAAAAGAGGTTGAATAAAACGATCTTACCAAAACTTCTCGTGTCTTTGCATTTGataagtaattttaattattttaaactacaCGAACTTTTGAACAAAAACTCGTAGCTTATCATTTAACGAACATGTTTTACAACGAATATGAGTAAGGAGATTTATAGCTTGtctcaaataattgaaaggCTATTATAGGTAGGAAGCAGCCTAATCCAATCCATTTGATCACGAGCATTAATTCACCATGTGCTAAGGACACCCATATGCTTATCATCTATTATTGGACTAGCTACGTTTAGTATATCATACACTTTCTCGAGTCTAACGACTTCGAAATGGACGTTTTAATCATCATTAGTGTCTTACCTATATATCGCTACGTTTGTATTGACAAGTAACTATAACATATACTCATAATGTTGTGCcatcttttataatttctattttacgGGTGTATTTGATTCAAGAAAAGACGGAGtaatttttctcaaaatgtatatattttgaGATTGTTGATTGTGAGTGTGACAGTATTTTGATACAATGACACGTACACATGTATGATAACGAGGATCTTTCATATCGTATAAAACAATGACACAAATGTCCTTATCGATGTATGAAACAATAATACGACAACCCACTTATCATATTTTCTACAATATACGAAATGTCAGAGAGGTATGTTGATGTGAATGTTAGAAAAATGAGGTCAACAATGAGGTCAACCGTATCAAGAGGtgtgttattttaaaatttgttataaCCTAAATACTCGTAAATTTGTAATCACAAGAAAATCATGATTGAAATAGGCTTAAGAACTCagttcaaaattgaaaaaacgtTATTATACTACCCTAGCACTGAAAATATGGTGAAAATGATGGTTTGTCGTTCGTACATGAGTCCTTTacttttacttgaaaaatatttaatattaatatatatcatGATTAGTGTGACCTCACTACTACTTTCTCTTCCCGATAGAGCTAGATgcatagtacttctctacacacagTTCATTCACACGCATATGAACCCACTTGGCAGACTCGTTAACATACTCCATAAGTCTAACTATGGGCTAACACGCACTACTACTACTTGAAAAATCAACTTGCAAAAGAAGTAATCTATGATCATatgacatacaacatgcatgaggtcccgcACATTAACAATCACTGTTCAATGAAATAATGCATATAAAAGGATTTTGGGACGAGTTGTTTGGGACGGTCAAAGTAGTTACACCGACCCAACCGAGTGAACTAAAGTCAAACTAAGTCGAAAGAACGAAGCGAAGATTTTCATTGGAtgcttaaaacttaaataaatatgaatgtgGTCAATGTGGTCAACGTGTTCATATTGGAAGAATAGAATAGTTTTAATTCTATCCACAATGGCGGCTCCACttttgatcataatttagaaCTCAATTTCTCTCAACTTTCCCCTTCTTTAGATCTCTTCCACCTAATCCCCTTCCTTCATTTCACACAGCTTCAGATCCACCGCCTTGCCGCCGTCAACGGAGATGGAAGTGGCCGTCGGAGTCTCTCCCGCCGGCGACCTGTTCAACTTCGGCAGCCCTTGCTCCTCCCACTATCTCTCCGCTCCTTCCACTCCCTTCTCCTCCCTCAGTGCGCCCACCAGCCCCTCCTCTCTCGCCGTCAACTTCTTCCGCCACGACGACGACGTTCCGATTGGCTCTCCCTCCGCCGTCCCCTTCCGCTGGGAGGAGAAACCCGGCATTCCCAAATCCCCCAATTGCTCCGCCGAGcaagattttgaatttgatttcagCCGTCAGTCGCTCTGCACTAAAGCTTCCCTCTCCGCCGATGAGCTCTTCGTCGGCGGTAAAATCCGGCCGCTCAAACCCCCTCCCGGATTCCAGGTCAGTGTTTTTTCCGACcaaatgttaaattaaaagtttattacaaGTTCCTCtgctaaatttttttcttcgacAGTCGAACATGTCGTCGCCGAGATCGCCGCACAATTCGAGGATTTCCCCTCGGAAAACGAAGAACAGCTCCGACATGAACATCAACGACGACCCATTTGAAGCGGCGCTAATGAAAGAGACTCTTAACCATCGAACCAATTATGAGCTCGCTGATAAACAgagcaaaaacagaggaagaacagaggaaaTCTCATACATTTCCTCTAATTTTGATCGCAAACCCACTCGATCCGTTTCCCCTTACAGAATCTCTTCTCGAACTCCAATTCACGGCGACGGCGACAGCTGCACGGTCGCCGGAAAGTCAAAGTCGTTGTCGTTCTTGTCGGCGATATCGTTCTCTAAGGCCAATAGAAAATGGAGGCTCAGAGACTTATTGTTTCGTAGCACTTCCGAAGGCCGAGCAACGGAGAAAGCTGATAAGCTGAGGTCTACGTACGTTGTAATGTCGGAAAGAATGGAGAACGACGTGAAGATTTCGAGTTTCCGATCAGCCGACAGCGTCGGTCCAAGGAGGCATTTCACAGCGGCGAACCGGACGGTTTCCGAGGAGTTTATGAAGAAGAGGAGCTTTTTGGGCCGTTGCTTGCGGTTTAACCGGTCCGGTATGCAGGAAATTTCTAGAGATATTGGGTCGTTGACACGTGGATGAACCggtagatttttaattttgattttttttttgtttggattgaTAAATGTAagagaatgttttttttctttcagtattttatatataaataaataataaagaatttaagtttttgggcatgttttttttagaggaagataatatatttgtttatatatttaaaaacactaaattaataaataaaaaatatcaactttctatttaaaaatattttttaattttcaaaatggtttaaatggtacttttatttttaaaaaatattaaaaatacctttaatttttttaaaaaattaaaaaaaatactttttccTACCGTACCACATTTCAAAAATgttcataaactttttaaagtaacattaaaacattTGTAAATAATCTATAAAATGTTAATAGACGATTTTAGTTCATATATTGACGGAATCTTTGttgaactttttttataaacgtAAAGGGtgttaatgttaattttaaaattttactggtattttttaaacatagtcgaccgatatatatattataattttttttaattaatctaaaaatttattccgttaattctcaatttattttctctctattaTCTAAAAACTTTCCGActctctcaaatttttttccaAACTCGACAATACATTAAGTTAGTTCAACAATCATATGAACAACAACAGTAGAATCGACGTAACTCTGCTACAAAACgacaaagtttaaaaaaataaggttaaaattttaaacctaatttaacctaaaataaacGTAAACGTTC
The Cucurbita pepo subsp. pepo cultivar mu-cu-16 chromosome LG16, ASM280686v2, whole genome shotgun sequence genome window above contains:
- the LOC111777661 gene encoding uncharacterized protein LOC111777661 produces the protein MEVAVGVSPAGDLFNFGSPCSSHYLSAPSTPFSSLSAPTSPSSLAVNFFRHDDDVPIGSPSAVPFRWEEKPGIPKSPNCSAEQDFEFDFSRQSLCTKASLSADELFVGGKIRPLKPPPGFQSNMSSPRSPHNSRISPRKTKNSSDMNINDDPFEAALMKETLNHRTNYELADKQSKNRGRTEEISYISSNFDRKPTRSVSPYRISSRTPIHGDGDSCTVAGKSKSLSFLSAISFSKANRKWRLRDLLFRSTSEGRATEKADKLRSTYVVMSERMENDVKISSFRSADSVGPRRHFTAANRTVSEEFMKKRSFLGRCLRFNRSGMQEISRDIGSLTRG